Proteins encoded by one window of Lathyrus oleraceus cultivar Zhongwan6 chromosome 1, CAAS_Psat_ZW6_1.0, whole genome shotgun sequence:
- the LOC127128300 gene encoding uncharacterized protein LOC127128300 isoform X4 produces the protein MHGRLACGRPLIVRLASERYALEVADSSTKAVGEGHKLHLTGGGMGQTSRGAKIAAIKNKLKSLEEDNSRNKKQKQSDNIS, from the coding sequence ATGCACGGGAGGCTAGCTTGTGGCCGGCCATTGATTGTCCGCCTAGCAAGTGAGAGGTATGCTCTGGAAGTAGCAGATAGCTCTACGAAAGCAGTCGGTGAAGGGCACAAGTTGCATCTCACAGGTGGTGGCATGGGACAGACGAGCCGTGGTGCGAAAATTGCTGCAATAAAGAACAAGTTGAAGTCTTTAGAGGAAGATAACTCTAGGAACAAGAAACAAAAGCAGAGTGATAATATATCTTGA
- the LOC127128300 gene encoding uncharacterized protein LOC127128300 isoform X2 produces the protein MDSKVSIDDNGDNRLYIGNLDLRITEAALLKIFSPYGKIVSEDFLWHTRGPKRGEPRGFAFIQYSAKEEAILAREKMHGRLACGRPLIVRLASERYALEVADSSTKAVGEGHKLHLTGGGMGQTSRGAKIAAIKNKLKSLEEDNSRNKKQKQSDNIS, from the exons ATG GATTCTAAAGTTTCAATTGATGATAACGGTGACAATAGACTCTACATCGGCAATCTTGATCTCAGAATTACAGA AGCTGCTCTTCTCAAAATCTTTTCTCCTTACGGAAAGATTGTGTCGGAGGACTTCTTGTGGCACACTCGAGGCCCAAAACGCGGGGAACCACGCGGTTTCGCTTTTATTCAGTATAGTGCAAAAGAG GAAGCAATATTGGCCAGGGAGAAAATGCACGGGAGGCTAGCTTGTGGCCGGCCATTGATTGTCCGCCTAGCAAGTGAGAGGTATGCTCTGGAAGTAGCAGATAGCTCTACGAAAGCAGTCGGTGAAGGGCACAAGTTGCATCTCACAGGTGGTGGCATGGGACAGACGAGCCGTGGTGCGAAAATTGCTGCAATAAAGAACAAGTTGAAGTCTTTAGAGGAAGATAACTCTAGGAACAAGAAACAAAAGCAGAGTGATAATATATCTTGA
- the LOC127128300 gene encoding uncharacterized protein LOC127128300 isoform X1, with translation MALIVVLNLAGTSPPFPCVLCIFSSLFHVPLFSRAALLKIFSPYGKIVSEDFLWHTRGPKRGEPRGFAFIQYSAKEEAILAREKMHGRLACGRPLIVRLASERYALEVADSSTKAVGEGHKLHLTGGGMGQTSRGAKIAAIKNKLKSLEEDNSRNKKQKQSDNIS, from the exons ATGGCCTTGATCGTTGTTTTAAACTTGGCAGGAACCTCCCCCCCATTTCCATGTGTTTTGTGCATATTCTCATCTTTATTTCATGTTCCATTATTTTCCAGAGCTGCTCTTCTCAAAATCTTTTCTCCTTACGGAAAGATTGTGTCGGAGGACTTCTTGTGGCACACTCGAGGCCCAAAACGCGGGGAACCACGCGGTTTCGCTTTTATTCAGTATAGTGCAAAAGAG GAAGCAATATTGGCCAGGGAGAAAATGCACGGGAGGCTAGCTTGTGGCCGGCCATTGATTGTCCGCCTAGCAAGTGAGAGGTATGCTCTGGAAGTAGCAGATAGCTCTACGAAAGCAGTCGGTGAAGGGCACAAGTTGCATCTCACAGGTGGTGGCATGGGACAGACGAGCCGTGGTGCGAAAATTGCTGCAATAAAGAACAAGTTGAAGTCTTTAGAGGAAGATAACTCTAGGAACAAGAAACAAAAGCAGAGTGATAATATATCTTGA
- the LOC127128300 gene encoding uncharacterized protein LOC127128300 isoform X3, producing the protein MQEAILAREKMHGRLACGRPLIVRLASERYALEVADSSTKAVGEGHKLHLTGGGMGQTSRGAKIAAIKNKLKSLEEDNSRNKKQKQSDNIS; encoded by the coding sequence ATGCAGGAAGCAATATTGGCCAGGGAGAAAATGCACGGGAGGCTAGCTTGTGGCCGGCCATTGATTGTCCGCCTAGCAAGTGAGAGGTATGCTCTGGAAGTAGCAGATAGCTCTACGAAAGCAGTCGGTGAAGGGCACAAGTTGCATCTCACAGGTGGTGGCATGGGACAGACGAGCCGTGGTGCGAAAATTGCTGCAATAAAGAACAAGTTGAAGTCTTTAGAGGAAGATAACTCTAGGAACAAGAAACAAAAGCAGAGTGATAATATATCTTGA